A part of Leifsonia xyli subsp. xyli str. CTCB07 genomic DNA contains:
- a CDS encoding response regulator: MFGTRVETNWAVGSPTVYRGEWDGKPYEDRGTILESVHGHRLVTSYYSPLNGKPDAPESYPTMSYLLADDGDGTLLTIAQDGCADDAEAEDKRQLGDDTRLPEVGRRGSLTLVLRERSADTQHRNARTERRHGEQWHDGRMKLLVVEDDPDMRGLVQRGLAAEGYDVTLMTNGVDALIALRDDTYSAAAIDVMLPGMSGFELCRHIRDSGTAMPILLLTARDAIEDRVHGLDSGADDYLTKPFAFAELAARVRALLRREPTGMRPQIIVGRLTIDSHEHQTLVSGHEMPLSRREFTLLRLFATNPDKTLSRADILESVWGTTENIGTNVIDQYVSYLRKKLDVAGAGLSIVTERGRGYRLDAKNALEPKPSGGAAEAAAP; this comes from the coding sequence ATGTTCGGGACGCGAGTGGAGACGAACTGGGCCGTCGGCAGCCCGACCGTCTACCGCGGGGAGTGGGACGGCAAACCCTATGAGGACAGGGGCACCATCCTGGAGTCCGTACACGGCCACCGCCTGGTCACGAGCTACTACAGCCCGCTCAACGGCAAGCCGGACGCACCCGAGAGCTACCCGACCATGTCCTACCTCCTCGCCGACGACGGCGACGGGACGCTCCTGACCATCGCCCAAGACGGCTGCGCCGACGACGCCGAGGCCGAGGATAAACGACAACTGGGCGATGACACTCGGCTCCCTGAAGTCGGTCGTCGAGGAAGCCTGACACTCGTTCTGCGAGAACGTTCAGCCGACACCCAGCACCGGAACGCGAGAACCGAGCGCCGGCACGGCGAACAGTGGCACGATGGGCGCATGAAGCTGCTGGTTGTGGAAGACGATCCGGACATGAGGGGCCTCGTTCAGCGCGGTCTCGCCGCCGAAGGCTACGATGTCACGCTGATGACCAACGGCGTGGACGCGCTCATCGCGCTGCGCGACGACACCTACTCGGCCGCCGCCATCGACGTAATGCTCCCCGGTATGAGCGGGTTCGAGCTGTGCCGGCACATCCGCGATTCCGGCACAGCCATGCCCATCCTTCTGCTCACCGCCCGAGACGCGATCGAAGACCGTGTTCACGGCCTGGACTCGGGAGCGGACGACTACCTCACCAAACCCTTCGCGTTCGCCGAACTCGCTGCCCGAGTCCGCGCGCTGCTGCGCCGGGAGCCCACCGGGATGAGGCCCCAGATCATCGTCGGCCGTCTCACGATCGACTCCCACGAGCACCAGACGCTCGTCTCCGGCCACGAGATGCCGCTCAGCCGCCGCGAGTTCACCTTGCTGCGCCTCTTCGCGACCAACCCGGACAAGACACTCTCCCGCGCGGACATCCTGGAGTCGGTGTGGGGCACCACCGAGAACATCGGCACCAACGTCATCGACCAGTACGTCTCATACCTGCGGAAGAAGCTGGATGTCGCAGGCGCGGGCCTGTCGATCGTCACAGAGCGGGGACGCGGCTATCGCCTGGACGCGAAGAACGCGCTGGAACCGAAACCGTCTGGCGGGGCCGCGGAGGCCGCGGCACCATGA